A genomic segment from Deltaproteobacteria bacterium encodes:
- the ugpB gene encoding sn-glycerol-3-phosphate ABC transporter substrate-binding protein UgpB, with the protein MNVRKLFVLCALVVAVIFVSGQVMAEPITINWWHAMKGARGKVVDNMIKAFNDSQSDYVVVGTYKGDYDETVNAGVAAYRAKKQPHILQSFEVGTQTMMLSGAIYPVYQLMKNEGYDIDWKGYIQPVLSYYMDKDGNLMSMPFNSSTPVMYYNVDLFKKAGIPLLDKEKPVTWDELGEITAKLVKSGVAGGLVCGWQSWTQVENYSAIHNIPFASRANGYEGLDCELLINNPTVVKHIAMLKDWMADNRFFYGGQKYQGPKAEFLAQNAGVYIDSVSAIAKLQAEAKDFAWDVAPLPVEAWMKEPQNSIIGGASLWVFNGHPKKDYKGVAAFLKHLAKPEMQVYWHKETGYFPITLQAYEQLKEEGYYKEYPYQEVGIKQLTRREPTKISRGLRLGYFIQIRNIINEELELVWNGTKTPQEAMDSAVKRSNQQLREFEKTYK; encoded by the coding sequence ATGAATGTGAGAAAATTGTTTGTGTTGTGCGCGTTGGTTGTTGCCGTGATTTTCGTATCAGGACAGGTAATGGCCGAACCGATCACCATCAACTGGTGGCACGCCATGAAGGGGGCCCGCGGGAAGGTTGTCGACAATATGATCAAGGCCTTCAACGACTCCCAGTCCGATTACGTTGTCGTCGGCACGTACAAGGGCGATTATGATGAAACAGTGAATGCCGGGGTGGCCGCCTACCGGGCCAAGAAACAGCCCCACATCCTCCAGTCCTTTGAAGTGGGGACCCAGACGATGATGCTTTCCGGCGCCATCTATCCCGTCTATCAGCTCATGAAAAATGAAGGGTATGATATCGACTGGAAGGGATATATCCAGCCCGTCCTTTCCTATTACATGGACAAGGACGGGAACCTCATGTCCATGCCCTTTAATTCCTCGACACCCGTTATGTATTATAACGTCGACCTTTTCAAAAAAGCCGGTATTCCCCTGCTCGACAAGGAAAAGCCGGTTACCTGGGATGAGCTCGGCGAGATCACGGCCAAACTGGTGAAATCGGGGGTTGCCGGGGGGCTGGTGTGCGGCTGGCAGTCCTGGACACAGGTTGAAAACTACAGTGCCATTCACAATATTCCCTTCGCATCACGGGCAAATGGTTACGAGGGCCTCGATTGTGAACTCCTCATCAACAATCCCACCGTGGTGAAACACATTGCCATGCTGAAGGACTGGATGGCCGATAACCGTTTCTTTTACGGCGGGCAGAAATACCAGGGGCCGAAGGCCGAGTTCCTCGCTCAGAACGCCGGGGTATATATTGATTCCGTCAGCGCCATCGCGAAACTCCAGGCCGAGGCAAAGGATTTCGCCTGGGACGTGGCACCCCTCCCCGTGGAAGCATGGATGAAAGAACCGCAGAACAGCATCATCGGCGGCGCCTCCCTCTGGGTCTTCAATGGTCACCCCAAAAAGGATTACAAGGGTGTTGCCGCTTTCCTGAAACACCTGGCGAAACCGGAAATGCAGGTGTACTGGCATAAGGAAACGGGCTATTTCCCCATTACGCTTCAGGCCTACGAGCAGTTGAAGGAAGAGGGGTATTACAAGGAATATCCCTACCAGGAAGTCGGGATCAAGCAGCTGACGCGGCGGGAACCGACAAAGATCTCCCGCGGACTTCGCCTGGGCTATTTCATCCAGATACGCAACATAATCAACGAGGAGCTGGAACTGGTCTGGAACGGGACCAAAACACCGCAGGAAGCAATGGACAGTGCCGTAAAGCGAAGCAATCAGCAACTCCGGGAGTTTGAGAAAACCTATAAATAA
- the ugpA gene encoding sn-glycerol-3-phosphate ABC transporter permease UgpA — protein MIKRSIFSSRTLPYLLIFPQVLVTLTFFYWPAAQGLMQSVLLSNPFGGESKFVWLDNFILLFTDPLYLTSIVRTLLFSACVAMVSITIGLFVATMANRALKAKAVIRTMLIWPYAVAPAIAGILWLFLLHPSYGVVSYAIKHWLGLDWNPVLRGSDALAMVIMASAWKEISYNFVFFMAGLQAIPRSLIEAAAIDGASPFRRFWTITVPLLSPTLFFVMVMNIIYSFFDTFGVIHTMTQGGPGGATNILVYKVYQDGFIGLNLGASSSQSVVLMTIIIVVTVLQFKYVERKVQYTG, from the coding sequence ATGATAAAAAGATCCATCTTCTCTTCACGGACGCTTCCCTATCTGCTGATATTCCCGCAGGTCCTGGTGACCCTCACCTTTTTCTACTGGCCCGCCGCCCAGGGACTCATGCAGTCCGTTCTGCTCAGCAACCCCTTCGGAGGGGAAAGCAAGTTCGTCTGGCTTGATAATTTCATATTACTCTTTACGGACCCGCTCTACCTCACGTCGATCGTCAGAACGCTCCTGTTCAGCGCCTGTGTCGCGATGGTCTCGATCACCATCGGGCTTTTTGTCGCCACTATGGCCAATCGTGCCCTGAAGGCAAAGGCCGTGATACGGACGATGCTGATCTGGCCCTATGCGGTAGCCCCCGCCATTGCCGGTATCCTGTGGCTCTTCCTGCTCCACCCCTCCTATGGCGTTGTTTCTTACGCGATAAAGCACTGGCTGGGTCTGGACTGGAATCCCGTATTGCGGGGTTCGGACGCCCTGGCGATGGTGATCATGGCCAGTGCGTGGAAGGAGATCAGTTACAATTTCGTGTTCTTCATGGCCGGCCTGCAGGCCATCCCGCGCTCGCTGATAGAAGCGGCGGCGATTGACGGGGCCAGCCCCTTCAGGAGGTTCTGGACGATCACGGTCCCCCTGCTCTCGCCGACCCTCTTCTTTGTGATGGTCATGAACATTATCTATTCCTTTTTTGACACCTTCGGCGTCATTCACACCATGACCCAGGGTGGTCCCGGCGGGGCGACGAACATCCTCGTTTATAAAGTCTACCAGGACGGCTTCATCGGTCTCAACCTCGGCGCGTCTTCGTCGCAGTCCGTGGTCCTCATGACGATCATCATCGTCGTAACGGTCCTTCAGTTCAAGTACGTGGAACGAAAGGTGCAATACACCGGGTAA
- a CDS encoding ABC transporter permease subunit, whose product MVEKTPILDTLTYIFLMAGILIVGFPIIYAVVAATLPLEEVSKVPMPLIPGDQFWVNMKAAWINGNLGTNLFNSFIMASGITIGKIIVSLFGAFSIVYFDYRLRTVAFVSVFCTLMLPVEVRILPTYEMAANILGPVQGLWNLLHLDGLATWIAGHDIEVTLDWSLLDSYTGLIMPLVASATCTFLFRQFFLTVPEELCEAAKMDGASAMTFFRKILLPLSKTNIAALVVIEFVYGWNQYLWPLLITTNPKMMTAVIGLQNLIPAADDLPYWNVALAGSLIVMLPPILVVLFMQRWFVKGLVEREK is encoded by the coding sequence ATGGTAGAGAAAACCCCGATCTTAGATACTCTTACGTATATATTCCTGATGGCGGGGATCCTGATCGTGGGGTTTCCCATCATTTATGCCGTGGTTGCCGCCACCCTGCCGCTGGAGGAAGTGTCAAAGGTTCCCATGCCGCTTATCCCCGGCGACCAGTTCTGGGTCAATATGAAGGCGGCATGGATCAACGGGAACCTCGGCACGAACCTTTTCAACTCCTTTATCATGGCCTCGGGGATCACCATCGGAAAGATCATTGTTTCCCTCTTCGGTGCCTTTTCCATCGTCTACTTCGATTACCGCCTGCGCACGGTGGCCTTTGTGTCGGTCTTCTGTACGCTCATGCTTCCCGTAGAGGTTCGAATTCTTCCCACCTACGAAATGGCCGCGAATATCCTGGGGCCGGTGCAGGGGCTGTGGAACCTCCTTCACCTTGACGGCCTTGCCACCTGGATCGCCGGGCATGATATTGAAGTTACCCTTGACTGGAGCCTCCTTGACAGTTACACGGGCCTGATCATGCCCCTTGTCGCCTCCGCGACCTGTACCTTTCTCTTCCGCCAGTTCTTTCTGACCGTTCCCGAGGAGCTCTGCGAGGCGGCCAAGATGGACGGGGCCTCGGCGATGACCTTTTTCAGAAAGATCCTGCTTCCCCTGTCGAAAACCAATATCGCCGCCCTCGTCGTCATCGAGTTCGTCTATGGATGGAACCAGTATCTGTGGCCGCTTCTGATCACGACAAACCCCAAGATGATGACCGCCGTCATCGGTCTCCAGAACCTCATCCCGGCGGCGGACGACCTGCCTTACTGGAATGTGGCCCTTGCCGGGTCGCTGATCGTCATGCTCCCCCCTATTCTCGTGGTCCTCTTCATGCAGCGGTGGTTTGTAAAGGGATTGGTCGAACGGGAAAAGTAA